One genomic region from SAR92 clade bacterium H455 encodes:
- a CDS encoding flagellar basal body-associated FliL family protein — protein MSEDNLEEEKAKSPILKIILIVVGILLLVAITVGGTLFASGFFDANEGLGAEEAIAALEAEAAAQAEAEAAAASGPDKVKQDSPELTRFEPSYFVLPKVLVANISNSRKVMQATVAIMTHYDERVIENVDKHDFPLRFAMLKVMRNITEAEVADKNFQDNLAAELKTEMNAVLEALEDFGGIEAVYFTEFVVQ, from the coding sequence ATGAGCGAAGATAACCTAGAAGAAGAAAAAGCCAAGAGCCCGATATTAAAAATTATTTTAATCGTTGTTGGGATTCTACTGTTGGTTGCCATAACTGTTGGCGGAACTCTGTTCGCCAGTGGTTTTTTTGATGCCAACGAAGGCTTGGGTGCGGAAGAAGCTATTGCAGCCCTCGAGGCAGAGGCTGCTGCGCAAGCTGAAGCTGAAGCAGCCGCGGCATCTGGCCCGGATAAAGTTAAACAAGATTCCCCAGAGTTAACGCGATTTGAGCCGTCTTATTTTGTCTTGCCAAAGGTGCTGGTCGCTAATATCTCCAACTCTCGAAAGGTCATGCAGGCAACAGTTGCAATCATGACTCACTACGATGAGCGGGTAATTGAGAATGTCGATAAACACGATTTTCCTTTGCGTTTCGCGATGCTCAAGGTCATGCGTAATATCACCGAAGCAGAGGTTGCCGATAAAAACTTTCAGGACAATCTAGCGGCAGAATTGAAAACCGAAATGAATGCAGTGCTGGAAGCCTTAGAAGATTTTGGCGGCATTGAGGCAGTTTATTTTACTGAGTTCGTTGTTCAGTAA
- a CDS encoding flagellar hook-length control protein FliK, whose amino-acid sequence MLDSKNILLEMGRATAPAAAGPSGSGQDTAGTNSEQFSALLGDAAASLKAAKSGNSMPLAEAPQKQAAEIDSAAILSSRTLKGGISLIVGGSEPTDAGLIAFARAQGMDPASLGLLTSGTDQPVSSVVLEQSAAANPAISMNSKLNRLLENAEAIHVLAATGEPQHSIPPGSKLVENVPQIGLPEGDTLPLSAKPKLQLATASDKFLTDQQRLQRVQSNQAANPQVADAQAGNPKSVTGPQRLQPAQVAQPAVSPGLPAEEQTLKAAVAAAVGTQATNHKAVNAQVSNPQGYNSQANNPQANNPQANNLQAINPQPMSQNLVQQASITAAKGSLSATTSELNTLDIKSKTPLADVKLSASSAAVKPQVLAGQLEAAKVTIEPKMAEAFLKQHRERQSLPVTKMETINLVDNKLSIATGPQATTIGPLVSAAATPVPLFAEGQVANSTAQVSLNAGLASQAPAEDAMQDALRRQDTYMQLSRQLTDALGKRLTAQIQRGSWHVEMDLHPKSLGRIEVQLEMKNGELEARFIAANATTRDLINEGMPRLREALQEHGTETASMDLGSANQGASDGKSTASEERSEGSNDRLAAELDSDSPEVGQNTSADGLDVHV is encoded by the coding sequence ATGCTCGACTCAAAAAACATTCTACTGGAAATGGGTAGAGCCACAGCACCAGCAGCGGCGGGACCCTCAGGGTCTGGTCAGGACACTGCGGGAACAAATTCGGAGCAGTTTTCAGCACTGCTCGGTGATGCAGCGGCAAGCTTAAAAGCGGCCAAAAGTGGCAATTCAATGCCGCTTGCTGAGGCGCCGCAAAAGCAAGCCGCCGAGATTGATTCCGCTGCAATACTCTCAAGCCGCACGCTTAAGGGCGGCATCTCCCTGATTGTCGGTGGTAGCGAGCCGACTGATGCGGGTTTAATCGCCTTCGCTCGCGCTCAGGGCATGGACCCAGCGTCTCTTGGGCTATTGACTAGCGGTACTGATCAACCGGTGAGCAGCGTTGTGCTTGAACAGAGCGCCGCGGCGAATCCTGCGATTTCAATGAACTCTAAACTAAATCGCTTGCTAGAAAATGCTGAGGCTATACATGTCCTCGCCGCAACAGGGGAGCCTCAGCACTCCATCCCGCCCGGCAGTAAGCTAGTGGAAAATGTTCCACAGATAGGACTGCCTGAGGGAGATACTTTACCTCTCAGCGCTAAGCCAAAGCTACAGCTGGCTACGGCAAGCGACAAGTTTCTAACTGACCAGCAGCGCCTGCAGCGAGTTCAGAGCAATCAGGCTGCTAATCCTCAAGTTGCTGATGCCCAAGCTGGCAATCCTAAGTCAGTAACTGGCCCGCAGCGCCTGCAGCCAGCTCAGGTTGCTCAGCCTGCAGTTAGCCCAGGTCTGCCAGCGGAAGAGCAAACGCTAAAAGCTGCAGTTGCGGCAGCAGTGGGTACTCAGGCGACTAATCATAAAGCTGTTAATGCCCAAGTTAGCAATCCTCAGGGCTACAATTCTCAGGCTAATAATCCTCAGGCTAACAATCCTCAGGCTAACAATCTGCAAGCAATCAACCCTCAGCCTATGTCCCAAAATCTGGTTCAGCAAGCGTCCATAACTGCGGCCAAAGGCTCGCTGTCAGCGACCACAAGTGAATTAAATACACTTGATATAAAGTCTAAAACCCCACTCGCAGATGTTAAGCTGAGCGCTAGTTCTGCAGCGGTCAAGCCTCAGGTTCTGGCTGGGCAGCTAGAGGCGGCCAAGGTGACTATTGAGCCAAAGATGGCCGAGGCGTTCCTCAAGCAGCATCGAGAGCGCCAGAGCTTGCCAGTAACGAAAATGGAGACGATTAATCTTGTCGATAATAAACTGTCAATCGCTACTGGGCCTCAAGCAACTACCATCGGGCCCTTGGTGAGCGCTGCAGCGACTCCAGTGCCATTGTTTGCCGAGGGGCAGGTAGCCAATTCGACAGCCCAGGTCAGTTTAAATGCTGGCCTCGCGAGCCAAGCGCCGGCTGAAGATGCTATGCAAGATGCGCTGCGCCGACAGGATACTTATATGCAGCTGTCGCGTCAGTTAACCGATGCGCTGGGCAAGCGCCTCACGGCTCAGATTCAGCGTGGTTCGTGGCATGTGGAGATGGATCTGCACCCGAAAAGCCTAGGGCGAATTGAAGTGCAGCTAGAGATGAAAAATGGCGAGCTTGAAGCGCGATTTATCGCCGCTAACGCCACCACTAGAGATCTGATCAACGAGGGAATGCCGCGATTGCGTGAGGCTTTACAAGAACATGGCACGGAAACTGCTTCTATGGATTTAGGCTCGGCAAATCAAGGCGCCTCTGACGGAAAGTCGACAGCGTCTGAAGAGCGTTCTGAGGGATCAAATGACAGGCTGGCCGCAGAGCTGGATAGCGATAGCCCCGAAGTAGGTCAGAACACTTCAGCTGATGGCCTAGATGTACATGTATAA
- a CDS encoding flagellar FliJ family protein — MKTVWTALLAKAERTLRDARLRLAEINRRRENSLLQEEKVSALLLDYNQQLQAVQQRDHNATEVNNYRHFIVQLQELKIRAKQEQNRIDIELQLARQVLVSAERERMKVDHLATRAKEQEQRESYSRETRSLDAQAIQQHNFRARIP; from the coding sequence TCGTGATGCGCGACTCCGGCTTGCTGAAATTAACCGCCGCCGTGAAAATTCTCTACTTCAAGAGGAGAAGGTTAGCGCTTTGCTGCTCGACTACAACCAGCAGCTGCAAGCAGTACAGCAGCGTGATCACAACGCCACCGAAGTGAACAATTATCGCCATTTTATTGTTCAACTTCAGGAACTCAAAATTCGTGCAAAACAGGAACAAAATCGCATCGACATCGAACTTCAGCTAGCTCGACAGGTATTAGTGAGTGCCGAGCGCGAGCGCATGAAAGTCGATCATCTAGCTACCCGTGCCAAAGAGCAAGAGCAGCGCGAGAGCTACTCTCGCGAGACTCGCAGCCTCGATGCTCAAGCCATACAGCAGCACAATTTCCGCGCCCGGATACCCTAG